One segment of Dolichospermum sp. DET69 DNA contains the following:
- a CDS encoding DUF29 family protein, whose product MEELLLLRELIENQEYDQALEIVSQLEEMSREDKLAKIYSYAVILLLHLIKQEAEKRSTRSWEFSIYNSSKEIKKVNKRKKSGGFYASKEELQEILTDAFDTAIKKAALEAFEGIYADNELKQKIDEEEIKCKALSLICD is encoded by the coding sequence ATGGAAGAGCTATTACTATTGCGCGAACTAATTGAAAACCAAGAATATGATCAAGCCTTAGAAATTGTTAGTCAACTTGAAGAAATGTCAAGGGAAGATAAACTAGCTAAGATTTATAGTTATGCAGTGATATTATTGCTACACTTAATCAAACAAGAAGCAGAAAAACGTAGCACTCGTTCTTGGGAGTTTTCTATTTATAATAGCAGCAAAGAAATTAAGAAGGTGAATAAACGTAAAAAATCTGGTGGATTCTACGCTAGTAAAGAGGAATTACAGGAAATTTTAACTGATGCTTTTGATACTGCTATTAAAAAAGCAGCTTTAGAAGCTTTTGAAGGTATATACGCAGATAATGAACTTAAACAAAAAATTGATGAAGAGGAAATTAAATGTAAAGCACTGAGTTTGATTTGTGATTAA
- a CDS encoding FkbM family methyltransferase yields MLLQSEKRDHQLSIKTYHPLISEFLCRYYRWIDHPSKLRILRYLEMLLGERRIIATTIYGFLMAVDKNDLIQRSILYERLWESDLSILLAQELTEEDIFLDIGANVGYFTCFALAHQVKQVIACEPDPLNCEILTLNLNLNGFDSKKVILLEKGLGRSQGRLTFNRSHVANTGVSGFNACNAVATFEVEIDTLDNLIDCGNIPAPTVVKMDVEGWEEQVLRGAFNLLQYQPPRLIIFEAICDADGVIINQKLVEILRNFGFVITQSLLSDYGCNHVAKFNAV; encoded by the coding sequence ATGCTATTACAATCTGAGAAGCGTGATCATCAGCTTTCTATCAAAACTTACCATCCTCTGATCAGTGAGTTTCTGTGTCGCTATTATCGCTGGATTGATCATCCTAGCAAATTACGAATTTTAAGATATTTGGAAATGCTTTTAGGTGAGCGTCGCATAATTGCAACTACCATTTATGGCTTTTTAATGGCTGTTGATAAAAATGATTTGATCCAACGTAGTATTTTATATGAAAGGTTATGGGAATCTGATTTAAGTATCCTGCTTGCTCAGGAGTTAACAGAAGAGGATATTTTCTTGGATATTGGTGCCAATGTAGGCTACTTCACCTGTTTTGCACTAGCTCATCAGGTAAAACAAGTTATTGCTTGTGAACCTGATCCTCTGAACTGTGAAATTCTCACGTTGAATCTCAATCTAAATGGTTTTGATTCTAAGAAGGTCATACTTCTTGAAAAAGGCTTAGGGCGATCGCAGGGCAGACTGACTTTCAATCGATCACACGTTGCAAACACAGGAGTAAGTGGGTTTAATGCCTGTAATGCCGTTGCCACCTTTGAAGTGGAGATTGATACTTTAGATAACCTGATTGACTGTGGCAATATTCCGGCTCCAACAGTTGTTAAAATGGATGTAGAAGGGTGGGAAGAGCAGGTCCTAAGAGGGGCTTTCAACCTGTTACAGTATCAACCACCACGCTTAATTATTTTTGAAGCTATCTGTGATGCAGATGGAGTGATTATCAATCAAAAACTAGTTGAAATTTTAAGGAACTTTGGTTTTGTCATTACCCAATCTCTCCTGAGTGATTATGGGTGCAATCATGTTGCTAAGTTTAATGCTGTTTAG
- a CDS encoding glycosyltransferase: MRYPTVNELPEPPAGKQGFPWTEETPQSLDRETEGYNWPRISIITPSYNQGQYIEETIRSVLLQGYPNLEYIIIDGGSTDNSVEIITKYEKWLTYWESKPDSGQSHAINKGLLKATGEWINWLNSDDFLLPDALSQLATHIAEFPGYTNAVIFACQIVSEDGKSIKEVWHPRKPKNITSFFKRTDHPIIPQPSTFIRMDKMKILEEYHCIMDWILYLQIEDQFAGSFREIDITIAAFRDHNSSKTSTLSQKFTDEAIFFLRNNQFQTKNINRLVLQTIQRVEVSQAIGKILSENNRKSLSQLIKLLLNSPNLIINRMFIGAIKKLLWQSIRYSKRSELNR; the protein is encoded by the coding sequence ATGCGTTATCCCACTGTTAATGAACTACCAGAACCGCCAGCAGGAAAACAAGGATTTCCTTGGACTGAAGAAACACCCCAGTCTCTTGATAGAGAAACCGAAGGGTATAACTGGCCTAGAATCAGTATTATTACACCAAGTTATAATCAGGGACAATACATTGAAGAAACAATTCGTTCAGTGTTGCTACAGGGCTATCCAAACCTTGAATACATCATTATTGATGGGGGAAGTACAGATAATTCAGTTGAAATTATTACCAAATATGAAAAGTGGCTCACTTACTGGGAGAGTAAACCGGATTCTGGACAAAGTCATGCAATTAATAAAGGCTTACTAAAAGCTACAGGAGAATGGATAAACTGGCTAAATAGTGATGATTTTTTATTACCCGATGCACTTAGTCAACTAGCAACCCACATAGCGGAATTTCCTGGATATACTAACGCAGTCATATTTGCCTGCCAGATTGTTTCAGAAGATGGTAAAAGCATAAAAGAAGTATGGCATCCAAGAAAACCCAAAAATATAACTTCCTTCTTTAAGCGTACTGATCACCCAATTATTCCACAACCTTCTACATTTATTCGCATGGATAAAATGAAGATTTTAGAAGAGTATCATTGTATTATGGATTGGATTCTCTATCTTCAAATTGAGGATCAATTTGCAGGTAGTTTTAGAGAAATAGATATTACCATTGCTGCTTTTCGTGACCACAACTCGTCTAAAACCTCAACTCTATCACAAAAATTCACTGATGAAGCAATATTTTTTCTTAGGAATAACCAATTTCAAACGAAAAATATAAATCGTCTTGTTCTACAAACAATTCAGAGAGTTGAAGTATCTCAAGCAATAGGAAAAATTTTATCAGAAAACAACAGAAAGTCTTTATCACAATTAATTAAACTTCTGCTTAACTCACCTAATTTGATTATTAACCGTATGTTTATTGGGGCAATTAAGAAATTGCTCTGGCAATCTATAAGGTATTCAAAACGCTCTGAATTGAACAGATGA
- a CDS encoding DUF29 domain-containing protein, with translation MSKSPLYETDFMDWLTQQKLALASQDITALDWENLAEELDAMGISEKNDLKNRLIILLTHLLIWQYQSSKRSISWFTTIANQRDDLQDLLNEKPSLKQYIPDILPKSYRNARREASAETGLVLSTFSEICPYDIQEILNHEFLCNTTDDFEKAM, from the coding sequence ATGTCTAAATCACCTCTCTACGAAACAGATTTCATGGATTGGTTAACTCAACAAAAATTAGCCTTAGCCAGTCAAGATATCACAGCTTTGGATTGGGAGAATTTAGCAGAAGAGTTAGATGCTATGGGTATTAGTGAAAAAAATGATTTAAAAAATCGGTTAATCATTTTATTAACTCATTTACTAATATGGCAATATCAATCTTCTAAACGTTCTATTAGTTGGTTTACCACTATTGCTAACCAAAGAGATGATTTACAAGATTTACTCAATGAAAAACCAAGCTTAAAACAATATATTCCTGATATTTTACCTAAATCTTATCGAAATGCGAGAAGAGAAGCATCGGCAGAAACAGGTTTAGTATTAAGTACGTTTTCAGAAATTTGTCCCTATGATATACAAGAAATATTAAATCATGAGTTTTTATGTAACACGACAGATGATTTTGAAAAAGCTATGTAG
- a CDS encoding acetyltransferase, which produces MKKVILSPLTGIRFFAAISSLKNFFSNLNYMQIVIWGASGHALVVSEIIRLINQYKIIGFLDEVNLHLHGKNFCGSLILGGREKFDQLHDDGVQYSLIAIGNCQARLELSNLVEQNGFRLATTVHPQAIIACDIAIGAGTVICAGAVICAGAKVGKNVIINTSSSVDHECVIEDGVHIGPGVHIGGRTTIKQGAWIGIGATVSDRITIGANSIIGAGAVVVRDIPPGVVAYGVPAKVIRNIDSSVQY; this is translated from the coding sequence ATGAAAAAAGTAATACTTAGTCCATTAACTGGTATTCGCTTTTTTGCTGCCATTTCCTCACTAAAAAACTTTTTCAGCAACCTTAATTATATGCAAATAGTAATATGGGGTGCTTCGGGTCATGCTCTGGTAGTATCCGAAATTATACGCTTAATAAATCAATATAAAATCATCGGTTTTCTAGATGAGGTAAACTTACATTTACATGGTAAAAATTTTTGTGGCTCACTCATTTTAGGAGGTAGAGAAAAATTTGATCAACTTCATGATGATGGGGTTCAATACTCACTGATTGCTATTGGCAACTGTCAAGCCAGACTAGAATTATCAAACTTAGTTGAGCAAAATGGCTTTCGTTTAGCCACAACCGTCCATCCTCAAGCAATTATAGCTTGTGACATAGCTATTGGAGCAGGTACAGTTATTTGTGCCGGAGCAGTTATTTGTGCCGGAGCAAAAGTTGGTAAAAATGTCATAATTAATACTAGTTCTAGTGTTGATCATGAATGTGTGATTGAAGATGGTGTCCATATTGGACCTGGGGTTCATATTGGTGGTAGAACAACTATCAAACAAGGTGCATGGATAGGAATTGGCGCAACGGTAAGCGATCGCATTACCATCGGGGCAAATTCCATTATTGGTGCTGGAGCAGTTGTAGTGCGGGATATACCTCCTGGCGTAGTTGCCTACGGTGTTCCGGCAAAAGTGATTAGAAATATTGATTCATCTGTACAATATTGA
- a CDS encoding Uma2 family endonuclease, which produces MYQSDVYSKPSYEPLPPQQTLPTMYDLPSEDPEEPGLPDEFHLLQPELLRSTFRPPSYPEDNVFTGSDLNLYYDSKHTQWYKRPDWFAVLGVSRFYEQTELRLSYVTWYEGTYPFVVVELISPGTENEDLGRNRNLREVNQPPNKWTVYEQILRIPYYFVYNRYTDEFHCFGLVMNRYQPLSINGLGVWLEEAELGLGLWEGEYQGLTRQWLRWYDKDNNWLPTREEREKQRAEQEKQRAEQEEKRAEQEEKRAEQEKQRAEQEKQRAEQEKQRADSAELEVAKLRQLLLEKGISLPNDQ; this is translated from the coding sequence ATGTATCAAAGTGATGTGTATAGCAAACCCAGCTATGAGCCATTACCTCCTCAACAAACACTGCCAACGATGTATGATTTACCTAGCGAAGATCCAGAGGAGCCAGGTTTGCCAGACGAATTTCACCTTTTACAACCAGAATTATTGCGTAGTACCTTTCGTCCACCTTCTTATCCAGAAGATAATGTATTTACAGGTAGCGACTTAAATTTATACTATGACAGCAAGCATACACAATGGTATAAACGCCCTGATTGGTTTGCGGTATTAGGAGTATCCCGTTTTTATGAACAAACAGAACTAAGATTAAGTTATGTTACTTGGTATGAAGGAACATATCCATTTGTGGTAGTGGAATTAATATCTCCAGGAACAGAAAACGAAGACTTAGGGAGAAATAGAAATTTACGGGAAGTCAATCAACCTCCTAATAAATGGACAGTGTATGAGCAAATTCTGAGAATCCCCTATTATTTTGTCTATAACCGTTATACTGATGAGTTTCACTGTTTTGGTTTAGTAATGAACCGTTATCAACCGCTCTCTATTAATGGATTAGGGGTATGGCTAGAAGAAGCTGAATTGGGTTTAGGATTATGGGAGGGAGAATATCAAGGTTTAACTAGACAGTGGTTACGTTGGTATGATAAAGATAATAACTGGTTGCCTACTCGAGAAGAACGAGAAAAACAACGGGCTGAACAAGAGAAACAACGGGCTGAACAAGAAGAAAAACGGGCTGAACAAGAAGAAAAACGGGCTGAACAAGAAAAACAACGGGCTGAACAAGAAAAGCAACGTGCAGAACAGGAAAAGCAACGGGCAGATTCTGCTGAATTAGAAGTAGCTAAATTACGACAATTGTTATTGGAAAAAGGTATTAGCTTACCTAATGATCAATAG
- a CDS encoding glycosyltransferase family 2 protein, protein MACSLAVLITYYNEKELLTECLNSIFAQTVPVDQIIIYDDASSFPATDYIPPGFPVRVIRGEENGGPGFGRNELLKTTKCEYVHFQDADDLFHSDWCRQVKESIAKTQADVVLTEISSYKEGSLVCEKVMGLDRLSEISDLIKFALMGSILVPSTTFRRDIALSSGGYRTKDILPQSEDFDFHVRLAATGATYAIINKPLIIQRLRENSHSQNTKLCYTSAIKSITLLSEELSTEYHNDLAEASARIGSVLYKMGAKSEAKEAFILANQLGQPYFLFQGKIYRIIARRLGQNYAEISSLIYRKILPKYLRKFIRGNS, encoded by the coding sequence ATGGCTTGTTCTCTTGCTGTCTTGATTACCTACTACAACGAAAAAGAGTTATTAACTGAATGCCTAAATTCTATTTTTGCTCAAACTGTTCCTGTTGATCAAATAATCATCTATGACGATGCTTCATCTTTCCCCGCAACAGATTATATCCCTCCTGGGTTTCCTGTTCGAGTAATTAGGGGAGAGGAAAATGGTGGACCAGGTTTTGGACGTAACGAACTTTTAAAAACTACTAAATGTGAATATGTTCATTTCCAAGACGCAGACGATTTATTTCATTCTGATTGGTGTCGGCAAGTCAAAGAATCTATTGCCAAAACACAAGCAGATGTGGTGTTGACGGAAATTTCTTCCTACAAAGAAGGAAGTTTAGTCTGTGAAAAAGTAATGGGATTGGATAGATTATCAGAAATTAGTGATCTAATTAAATTTGCTTTAATGGGTTCTATTTTAGTCCCTTCAACTACTTTTCGTCGGGATATTGCACTAAGTAGCGGTGGGTATCGGACTAAAGATATATTACCTCAGTCGGAAGATTTTGATTTTCATGTTCGTCTTGCTGCTACAGGTGCAACTTATGCAATTATTAATAAACCTCTAATCATTCAACGACTTAGGGAAAATAGTCATAGTCAAAATACCAAGCTATGTTACACTTCGGCTATTAAATCCATCACCTTATTATCAGAGGAGTTATCAACTGAATATCATAATGACTTAGCTGAAGCTAGTGCCAGAATTGGTTCTGTTTTATATAAAATGGGAGCAAAATCTGAAGCAAAAGAAGCTTTTATATTAGCCAATCAATTAGGTCAACCTTATTTCTTGTTTCAAGGTAAAATTTACAGAATTATAGCCCGTAGGCTTGGACAAAACTATGCTGAAATATCAAGTTTAATCTATCGTAAAATATTACCAAAATACTTGAGGAAGTTTATAAGAGGCAATTCATAA
- a CDS encoding ABC transporter ATP-binding protein produces MSDTVIRVENLGKKYIIGHQKQERYTALRDVITNKVKSIGNLINPQAKNENPGFEEFWALKDVSFEVKQGDRVGIIGRNGAGKSTLLKILSRITEPTKGSIKIKGRVASLLEVGTGFHPELTGRENIFLNGAILGMGKEEIKRKFDEIVAFAEVEKFLDTPVKRYSSGMYVRLAFAVAAHLEPEILIVDEVLAVGDAAFQKKCLGKMEDVAEKEGRTVLFVSHNMGAVESLCNRGIYLENGHISYSGFMQETLKRYLTFSRMGCDYLTPGILFQREYEEKIGVVQILEVSLLDQNFQLKAFVKTWDYLRIRIKYYATKYISNGSVVLEIATFSGHKLIQYSTQPLSGIELQIVKGESFIECTIPCLPLSSGIYKLSVGLAIPMTEMLCWEENIATLEINNNDVYCSKFPPHQDRTTLAIEHYWKIPENATTNKNVS; encoded by the coding sequence ATGTCAGATACAGTTATTCGCGTTGAAAATCTAGGCAAAAAATATATTATTGGCCATCAAAAGCAGGAACGCTACACAGCATTGCGAGATGTCATTACTAATAAGGTTAAATCTATAGGTAATTTAATAAATCCTCAAGCTAAGAATGAAAATCCTGGTTTTGAGGAATTTTGGGCTTTAAAGGATGTTTCCTTTGAAGTTAAACAAGGTGATAGAGTTGGAATTATTGGGCGCAATGGTGCGGGTAAATCAACACTATTGAAGATTTTAAGCCGAATTACTGAACCGACAAAAGGGAGTATTAAAATTAAGGGCAGGGTTGCCAGTTTATTGGAGGTGGGAACAGGATTTCATCCAGAGTTGACAGGGAGAGAGAATATATTTCTCAATGGTGCTATTCTGGGCATGGGTAAGGAGGAAATTAAGCGGAAGTTTGATGAAATTGTAGCTTTTGCTGAGGTGGAGAAGTTTCTGGATACGCCAGTAAAGCGTTATTCTTCGGGAATGTATGTGCGGTTGGCGTTTGCGGTGGCGGCGCATTTAGAACCGGAGATTTTGATTGTAGATGAGGTTTTAGCGGTTGGTGATGCTGCATTTCAGAAGAAGTGTTTGGGGAAAATGGAGGATGTGGCGGAAAAGGAGGGGAGGACGGTTTTATTTGTGAGCCATAACATGGGAGCAGTTGAAAGCCTTTGTAATAGAGGCATTTACCTTGAGAATGGGCACATTAGTTACAGTGGCTTTATGCAGGAAACACTCAAACGTTACCTAACATTCTCTAGAATGGGTTGTGACTACTTAACACCTGGAATTCTATTTCAAAGAGAATACGAAGAAAAAATCGGCGTTGTTCAAATCTTAGAAGTTTCTTTGCTAGATCAAAATTTTCAACTTAAAGCTTTTGTAAAAACATGGGATTATTTAAGGATCAGAATCAAATACTATGCCACTAAATATATTTCTAATGGCTCTGTTGTATTGGAAATAGCAACATTTTCTGGGCATAAATTGATTCAATACTCAACCCAACCACTGAGTGGAATTGAACTTCAGATTGTTAAAGGTGAATCATTTATAGAATGTACAATTCCTTGTTTACCCTTATCTTCTGGTATCTACAAACTTAGTGTGGGTCTAGCAATTCCTATGACAGAGATGCTTTGCTGGGAAGAAAATATCGCTACACTAGAGATAAACAATAATGATGTTTATTGTTCTAAATTTCCGCCTCATCAAGATAGGACAACCTTAGCTATAGAACATTACTGGAAAATTCCCGAAAATGCAACAACTAATAAAAATGTTTCCTGA
- a CDS encoding methyltransferase domain-containing protein, protein MQQLIKMFPENLRNYYRPQWHQIKLEILIALGKIKRQFLRPISAKNKNGEIYLHLGCGSINNPDFINVDGMPFPHVHYVREINDLSPFKNESIDLIYASHCLEHFSHIQISSILSEWFEKLKPGGILRLSVPDFDQLIHIYLENNKDVSLILSPLMGGQSNKFDFHKIVFNCGNLKQLLINAGFHEVREWHPSFCNPGDFDDWSNRQLFINGKYYSVSLNLEAVK, encoded by the coding sequence ATGCAACAACTAATAAAAATGTTTCCTGAGAACTTACGCAATTACTATCGTCCGCAGTGGCATCAAATTAAACTGGAAATCTTAATTGCGTTAGGAAAGATAAAAAGACAATTTCTACGTCCAATATCGGCAAAGAATAAAAATGGAGAAATTTATCTACACCTAGGATGTGGCTCGATTAATAATCCAGATTTTATTAACGTTGATGGAATGCCTTTCCCTCACGTTCATTATGTAAGAGAAATTAATGACTTATCTCCGTTCAAAAATGAAAGCATTGATCTAATTTATGCCTCTCACTGCTTAGAGCATTTTTCGCATATCCAGATTTCTAGTATTCTTTCAGAATGGTTTGAAAAGTTGAAGCCAGGAGGGATTTTAAGGCTTTCCGTACCCGATTTTGATCAACTAATTCATATTTATCTTGAAAACAATAAAGATGTTAGCCTAATTTTAAGCCCACTTATGGGCGGACAAAGTAATAAATTTGACTTTCACAAGATAGTTTTTAACTGTGGAAATCTCAAGCAATTACTTATTAATGCTGGCTTCCATGAAGTCAGAGAATGGCATCCATCTTTCTGTAATCCAGGTGATTTTGATGATTGGTCGAATCGTCAACTTTTTATTAATGGGAAATACTACTCTGTAAGTCTTAATCTAGAAGCAGTTAAGTAA
- a CDS encoding DUF2887 domain-containing protein, whose amino-acid sequence MKTDKLFYRIFLNQPDLIAELIPGIPSDCEFEYSAPVLKEKETRLDGLLTPISNNSDVPLIFLEAQMQRDTKFYSRYFRGIFSYIDQYEISRNWRGLLILLNKRLELGSELPHRNLLNSQVERLYLEDLLHQDDLSPNLSLLRLIVTPKDQAGLAARKILNSVTTEAEFQLKLDLVESILVNKFTQLTLEEIQKMLNLKEADITQTRFYQEVLEIGEKKGLQQGVQQGEANLTIRLLKRRCGNLTAIQEQKVRSLSISQLESLGEGLLDFQNMSDLENWLQDNRR is encoded by the coding sequence ATGAAAACAGATAAATTATTTTATAGAATTTTCTTAAATCAACCAGATTTAATAGCAGAATTAATTCCTGGTATTCCTAGTGATTGTGAATTTGAGTATAGCGCACCTGTACTCAAAGAAAAAGAAACTAGGTTAGATGGGTTATTAACACCGATTAGTAATAATTCTGATGTACCGCTAATATTTCTCGAAGCACAAATGCAGCGAGATACAAAATTTTATAGTCGCTATTTTCGGGGAATATTTAGCTATATTGACCAATATGAAATTAGCAGAAATTGGCGCGGATTACTAATTTTACTGAATAAACGTTTGGAATTAGGTTCAGAACTTCCACACAGAAACTTACTTAATAGTCAAGTAGAAAGGTTATATCTAGAAGATTTATTACATCAAGATGATTTAAGTCCTAATTTATCTCTACTAAGATTAATAGTAACGCCTAAAGACCAAGCAGGATTAGCAGCTAGGAAAATTTTAAACAGTGTCACCACAGAAGCAGAATTTCAGCTAAAATTAGATTTAGTAGAGTCCATACTAGTCAACAAATTTACACAACTAACCCTAGAGGAGATTCAAAAAATGCTTAATCTCAAAGAGGCTGATATTACTCAAACCCGGTTTTATCAAGAGGTGTTAGAAATTGGTGAGAAAAAAGGTTTACAACAAGGTGTGCAACAAGGAGAAGCAAATCTAACTATTCGTTTGCTAAAACGCCGTTGTGGTAATTTAACTGCTATTCAAGAGCAAAAAGTGCGATCGCTCTCCATTTCTCAATTAGAATCATTAGGAGAGGGATTATTGGATTTTCAAAATATGTCAGATTTGGAAAATTGGTTACAAGATAATCGCCGTTGA
- a CDS encoding type II toxin-antitoxin system PemK/MazF family toxin has product MVDYVPRYGDLVWLNFDPQSGHEQMGQRPALVLSHTEFNQQRGFIFVCPISNTKRKNPFYVEIPDDQPIKGVVMCDQLRSLDYRSRKAKLICICPEWLLAEVLGRIHPILF; this is encoded by the coding sequence ATGGTAGATTACGTCCCCCGTTATGGGGATCTTGTCTGGCTAAACTTTGATCCCCAATCAGGTCACGAGCAAATGGGGCAACGTCCCGCACTAGTGTTAAGTCATACAGAGTTTAACCAGCAACGAGGTTTTATTTTTGTTTGTCCTATCAGTAATACTAAGCGTAAAAATCCTTTCTACGTTGAGATTCCAGATGATCAACCTATTAAAGGCGTAGTGATGTGCGATCAGCTGCGTTCATTGGATTATCGCTCAAGAAAGGCAAAACTGATCTGTATTTGCCCTGAGTGGTTATTAGCAGAAGTGCTTGGTCGCATTCATCCTATTCTTTTTTAG
- a CDS encoding TauD/TfdA family dioxygenase: MNVYKKIEYTTPESTKKAIQAALEDYKLVHLIGLNLQLSTHEFYTDLSNYLGWVIDMDEDKETGKKTGNRWIDISYDPGQPNKYRSSNTRQPLHTDNSYLNHHDAVNYFYCLSQAKLGGATIFLDSNSLVKALEIDQEYGLLEDLKTIPVCFSRHENWKTKPILTEDELGYRLNYNYHRLEPKNAPEAKELVEKFQNFLETRIHNSQITTNLLLSPGDAVFFHDERLLHGRTAFFTTEKGERTLIKGSVILHSRKPKNFHLENISQDEIINT, from the coding sequence ATGAATGTTTACAAAAAAATCGAGTATACAACACCCGAATCAACCAAAAAAGCAATTCAAGCAGCCTTAGAGGATTATAAACTTGTTCATTTAATTGGACTCAATCTTCAATTATCTACCCATGAATTTTATACTGATCTGAGTAATTACTTAGGATGGGTAATTGATATGGATGAAGATAAGGAAACTGGTAAAAAAACTGGTAATCGCTGGATTGATATTAGCTATGATCCAGGACAACCTAATAAATATCGGTCCAGTAATACCCGACAGCCTTTACATACTGATAATTCCTACCTCAATCATCATGATGCTGTCAATTACTTTTATTGTCTTTCTCAAGCGAAACTAGGTGGAGCAACTATTTTTCTGGATAGCAATTCATTGGTTAAAGCTTTAGAAATTGATCAAGAATATGGATTGTTAGAAGATTTAAAAACTATTCCTGTTTGTTTTTCTAGGCATGAAAATTGGAAAACAAAACCAATTCTTACTGAGGATGAATTAGGATACCGATTAAACTATAATTACCACCGATTAGAACCTAAAAATGCTCCTGAAGCTAAGGAATTAGTAGAAAAGTTTCAAAACTTTCTGGAAACTCGAATTCACAATAGTCAAATCACCACGAATTTGCTTTTAAGTCCGGGAGATGCAGTATTTTTTCATGATGAAAGACTTTTGCATGGCAGAACGGCCTTTTTTACTACTGAAAAAGGTGAAAGAACACTTATCAAAGGGTCAGTTATTCTCCACTCTCGCAAGCCGAAAAATTTTCATTTAGAAAACATTAGCCAAGATGAAATCATTAACACATAA
- a CDS encoding retropepsin-like domain-containing protein — protein MNEKYNSAKEWRKANYQKLKQYRGEWIIYTKDGVIAHHQDYRIMTQQIDLQNLKSSDYITERIYENEFVEPVKFLPVRFRTVKKHDWQPKYEVCLTFQNSKILEMLVDSGSDISLITFYLGTDLGYALSQGEVLSNGEGVGGSVQYVLRQVEMQIDNYTFSAPVAWLQNEDCQEVLLGREVVFDLFDIEFKQAEEKILFKYRG, from the coding sequence ATGAACGAAAAATACAATAGTGCCAAAGAATGGCGTAAAGCAAATTACCAAAAATTAAAACAATATCGTGGAGAATGGATTATTTACACTAAGGATGGTGTAATAGCTCATCACCAAGATTATAGAATCATGACACAGCAAATTGACCTTCAGAACTTAAAATCTTCTGACTACATCACTGAGCGGATCTACGAGAACGAATTTGTTGAGCCAGTGAAGTTTCTCCCAGTGCGTTTTAGAACAGTCAAAAAACATGATTGGCAGCCAAAATACGAAGTCTGTCTAACTTTTCAAAATTCTAAAATCCTGGAAATGCTTGTAGATTCTGGTTCGGATATTAGCCTAATTACATTTTATTTAGGCACAGATTTAGGATATGCCCTCTCTCAAGGAGAAGTTCTGAGTAATGGAGAAGGAGTAGGGGGGAGTGTACAATATGTACTCCGACAAGTTGAAATGCAGATTGATAATTATACCTTTTCTGCGCCTGTTGCCTGGTTACAAAATGAGGATTGCCAAGAAGTTTTATTGGGTAGGGAAGTTGTGTTTGATTTATTTGATATTGAATTTAAACAAGCTGAGGAGAAAATCCTATTCAAATATAGGGGATAA